ACTCAACAAAATCGTATAAATTCAACCCCTTTGGATTGAAATTTATTTTTTTTGATTTCTGCTTCGACCATTCAACCAGCTCGTTGAGTTGTTCAACAATTTTTTTTGAGGAGGAATTGATTATTTTGGAGAAGTTTCTGATTTCGTCTTTTTGCAGGCCTTCAAAGTTGTTCATTATAATATCAGAAGAGGAATTGATAGCTGATACAGGATTTCTCAGGTCGTGTGAGATAATAGATATAAACCTGTCTTTTGACTTATTGACCTCTTCCAGCTCGAAATTATATTCTTGTAGCCGCTCATAGGCCAGTTCCAGCTCCCTGGTGCGGGTAATAACTTTAGATTCTAATTTCTGGTTGAGCTTAGTTATTTTTTCCTGGGCTTGGGTTAATTCTTTATTGCTATTCCTAAGTTCCTGTTCTGCCTGCTTTAGAATTGTTATATCCTGGGTAGTGCCTATAAGCTGGGTGGCCTCACCTTCTTTGGAAATTACTTTACCCTTTATATGAAGTGTTTTCTCCCGGTTGTCGGGTGGGGTATTTATACACGTATAAGTATCAAATGATCCTTTTTCCTTAACTGCGGTGTCAAAAATTATTTTTGATGCTTCCAAGTCACTTTGATGAATCAATTCAAATGGAGAAAAATTTCCGATTTTATTTGCAGGGATCCATTCATAGATTAAATATAGTCCATTGGAGCGTGTTACTTTATTGGTCTTTAAATCTACTGTCCAGCTTCCAATTTCTGCTATTTTCTCTGCTTCCTCAAGCAGCTTCTTTTGTGTTTTTATCTCCTCCTGCTTTTTATTAATAAGCGTAAGGTCTGTAACAATAACACTTAAAGTAAAAACATCTTCAACGGGTAAAATATTTACAGAAATC
The genomic region above belongs to Bacteroidota bacterium and contains:
- a CDS encoding PAS domain-containing sensor histidine kinase; translated protein: MEKSLKDLIAETENLNIENKNLKQQLHEVLESVESENIDALVVADKKKLRILREETADEIYRLLIEKMNEGAVTLNEDGLIIYCNFCFASMLNLPLEKVIGNFFHDFIDKFSKTNFNDLLKQAQKNIVKQELFLNTAKGKLTPVQISVNILPVEDVFTLSVIVTDLTLINKKQEEIKTQKKLLEEAEKIAEIGSWTVDLKTNKVTRSNGLYLIYEWIPANKIGNFSPFELIHQSDLEASKIIFDTAVKEKGSFDTYTCINTPPDNREKTLHIKGKVISKEGEATQLIGTTQDITILKQAEQELRNSNKELTQAQEKITKLNQKLESKVITRTRELELAYERLQEYNFELEEVNKSKDRFISIISHDLRNPVSAINSSSDIIMNNFEGLQKDEIRNFSKIINSSSKKIVEQLNELVEWSKQKSKKINFNPKGLNLYDFVEFSLELIQSIADKKNIRISNNIEHHIQVNADPLLLRSIFQNLITNSIKFTPEKGEIKLDATESKSMVEISIKDTGIGMKEETQSTLFSEAEMAKAATKIEKGSGLGLILVKDFVQKHKGKIWVKSKPGKGCTFYFTLPTAE